From the genome of Alosa sapidissima isolate fAloSap1 chromosome 14, fAloSap1.pri, whole genome shotgun sequence, one region includes:
- the vstm2b gene encoding V-set and transmembrane domain-containing protein 2B, whose translation MEKRGLHGVLCYLILNAPLIFYVNATFTEVPKDVTVDEGEDIEMPCAFRAIGSSPFSLEIQWWYLKEAAPRELAHELQISATQNRPKVVPRDATKISTVRVQGSAISHKLSLSNVRKEDEGVYECRVTDLYSEETLEYKVQATLRVNPRDGMVNEEAVSHIQNRLPLRNNNNAAEGRATSEVDQGQGKPWVPPPAGVGPVSPSTTTTASAAKSSASPRPGNAAILRQQHGAGSGTMATTSPLLCIILLVLHKLLPLLLAY comes from the exons ATGGAAAAACGGGGACTCCACGGTGTCCTTTGTTATTTGATTCTTAATGCTCCCTTGATATTCTATGTAAATG CAACATTTACTGAAGTGCCCAAAGATGTAACCGTCGATGAGGGTGAAGACATAGAGATGCCGTGCGCTTTTCGGGCTATTGGGTCTTCGCCCTTCTCCCTGGAGATCCAGTGGTGGTACCTCAAGGAGGCAGCCCCAAGAGAACTTGCACACGAATTGCAAATTAGCGCCACACAGAACAGACCCAAG gtGGTACCGAGGGATGCTACCAAAATAAGC ACCGTGAGGGTCCAGGGCAGTGCCATTTCCCATAAACTAAGTCTCTCCAACGTACGTAAGGAGGACGAGGGTGTGTACGAGTGCCGCGTTACGGACTTGTACTCCGAAGAGACTCTGGAATACAAAGTCCAAGCCACTCTACGGGTCAACCCGCGAGATGGCATGGTGAATGAGGAGGCCGTGTCTCACATCCAGAACCGCTTACCGCTGCGGAACAACAATAACGCAGCCGAGGGACGGGCCACCTCAGAAGTGGATCAGGGTCAGGGAAAGCCTTGGGTGCCTCCTCCAGCCGGCGTTGGTCCCGTTTCCCCTTCAACAACGACAACAGCCTCTGCAGCAAAGTCCTCGGCTTCGCCTCGGCCCGGCAATGCGGCCATACTCCGACAGCAGCACGGAGCCG GTTCTGGAACCATGGCAACCACCAGCCCACTCCTGTGCATCATTTTGCTGGTCCTGCATAAGCTCCTCCCCTTACTGTTAGCCTACTAA